One segment of Belonocnema kinseyi isolate 2016_QV_RU_SX_M_011 chromosome 7, B_treatae_v1, whole genome shotgun sequence DNA contains the following:
- the LOC117177439 gene encoding uncharacterized protein LOC117177439 gives MKIGFCTLPFTLAIFFNYIELSSQNYERLSGQVHEPRGGPSTSRRSGENESSYENRQCIPQNEAEVQPKTKLSGAQIVPDNIFYEKDGIFFPLDIFIAATKHHFTYGRVENGYVRPIYNKNRKMVIIDCIQKSVHEITAQEAEKMGINKPIPAAPIKPYEVPKNNIGNIRRRNKLIPN, from the exons ATGAAGATTGGTTTTTGTACTTTGCCCTTCACCTTagcaattttcttcaattatattg aattaagttcacagaaTTATGAAAGGCTGTCCGGACAGGTCCACGAGCCGCGCGGAGGGCCTAGTACGTCTAGACGTAGCGGCGAAAATGAAAGCTCATATGAAAATCGTCAATGCATACCACAAAACGAGGCAGAAGTTCAGCCTAAAACGAAATTATCTGGTGCTCAGATAGTTcctgataatattttttacgaaaaagatggCATCTTCTTTCCACTTGACATTTTTATTGCAGCAACCAAGCATCATTTTACGTACGGAAGAGTCGAAAATGGTTATGTTCGtccaatatataataaaaatcgcAAAATGGTTATAATAGACTGTATTCAGAAGTCTGTACACGAAATAACTGCACAAGAAGCTGAGAAAATGGGTATTAATAAACCTATCCCAGCAGCCCCAATCAAACCTTACGAAGTTCCCAAAAACAACATCGGAAACATACGACGCAGAAACAAACTTATACCCAATTAA